ttggtgacacattcattttttacttctttattttcggtattataaactttattttctttttcaaaatatgattgtgtgtctgtgtaatctagctgatagccgttggagtctgggtaaggaattattttaattgtgcttattagtgaaaggtaaatgggtatgtgggatatgattaatacttggttatcattgtagttaatccaagtggatgttttaatgttcaaaatgttttggctgttcacattttcaagtttgtcgtagtttagtaatttggggttaaacagtccaagtctggaaagctgcatagccatttccaaatcttctatgtattccgtaaactgcattagttcgaacaaaagactgtcaatgatggtgtggttattttcataattctgtattttttgcattccgtcatttatcaatcgtatggcgtcgttgagttcatgtaattttactgagttatggacgttgatttcaagttttttctgtatttcgactcgatcattttcatctagtgttccaaataggtatttaaaacctgaacccacaatgttaataagaccccgtttgtttctatgtttcagggttattccggctagttctctttttattttattgtataaaaaattgatctggggtgcatggtaatcggttcgtagtctttgctcaaaatagtcaaccacgatgtctatttcagttaaattgatttttaaggagTGATGTTCAAAGGAGGATGGTATCTGTACTGgcttatcagaaaaaaggagatatccgtggttggtgtcaatattattaatttgaatttgttgtccatgaacaGCTGTGATCAGTATAAACAATAGTGTTATCGGGTAccaggtgcctgtgaaattgagagtttattatttttcttttgttttttgaattgtgttttgtagtagtgcgtaactctatttctattagtgattttgtaatggtcagggtctgtttgttctacatttttggttggtttaaatgggttttctaatttgcctttctgtagtggaccttttctgtaattagtgtcaatattaaattcctgtctgtcttcatttattttgtctattttcttctctttaattttttgagtgtctaatatgggatgcccagcgtataagaaaatttgagcaggtgtctgtccagtagtgtcatgtttaattttatggttgtatgtgtagaggattgtttctatcttgcttaattttacttcttcatcatcagatgaattgattatacgaattttttcatttattgttttgtgtaatctttcgacgtctgctaccccgttttttgctgtattgagctgtaatcctaccgactgcgccagtaaaattgttgttttatttatgagtcgaactaatgtcccgtcagttgactaaggacaacgccaagaaataaaaaatagtttttaggagaaatagtttcacgactttattctttggatctcagcttaagactaaaaatcaaatgcaaattggattgaggagaagcctcagtatttgaacaatatttgtatttcgggagagcctcgctcttgggttcttaagattaggtagcgttgaaagagggcagtcaaatctgcttaggtcaggctttaggatgtttacaagaacggctgcgctgccaaagataaacgaatgttgcgcagctgggatacgttatggaaaattactagagtgcattactgatttctttgaaataatggaagtggctggtttggaccacccaaatacgtcactatatatatatatatatgcacgtATATATCTATGGACGAGGATCGTAAACCATACCTAGACATATTGAATCGCTTTACCGGCTAAGCAGCTAATCTTTAAGGGACGCAcctaatgtatatatatcttgTATAACGATCATAATTGCAGGCATATAGCATCGGTCTGTTGCGATCCGACTATATGGCACACGTGTCCGAGGGCTGTGCGATAAAGCAGGTCGAGATCAACACGGTGGCCTCCAGTTTCGCTGGCATAGCCACCCAATTGGTGCCGCAGCAGAAGTATTAAGCGCTCTtctctctatctctttctacatataatatatataaatatatatctatcaaACTACATATATTCCTTTTACCAAACGCACGAATGCACAATGCACACACCTAAAAGCAAAAGCACACTACACACCTGTCCTAATATCCTTCCACCCaactccttctccttctcacTGATCACTTATCCACCTACAGAGGTGCCATCTCTATCGTTTGTTGTCTCTTTCTgcatgtgttttttttttttttaattggttaTGGCTCTATCCGTCTCTTTCCACACGCTGTAGCTTCATAACCCCACTTCCACAATTTCCCTAAccataaacatacatatgtatatccatcCGCCCATTTGAGAGGTTTTGGTCTCAGTAATTAACCCAAATttcaacccccccccccattaCCACCgaacatttgttgttgtttgttgctgttgttggtcgCTGAAAGACTGCGGAATTATGCTAATGTCTGTCTCTTTCTGTTCCGGCACTACCCGTCTCTTTCGCCCGCGCAGATTCGTACTCAGCGAGCTGGGACATGCGGATAAGCTGCACAATGTGAGTATATTAAACTAAGATAtataatctatatatatataaacatatattcatatatataataattatatgaTCTGTGTTTCCTGTACAATAAACCATGAGTAACAAGACAACTTAAATGATAATGTTCGTTATTCCGCTGCAGATGCCGGATAACAATGCACTGGCCGGACTCTGCGATGGCATGGTGAAGGCGTGGGACATCTATGCAAAGCCGCAGGCCGTCATTCTGTTCATCATCGAGGATGTGTCGTACAACATTTGCGACCAGCGGTTCCACGAGTTCTACATTCGCGAGACATATCCGCACATCAAGGTGCTGCGCCGCACCCTCACCGAGGTCCATCGGGAGGGCAAACTGGGCCAGTCCAAGGAGTTGCTCCTGTAAGTGTACATTAATACCTCTATTATCATTCATCATTGAACTGTGTGCTCAACTCACACGCTTGCCGCACCACAGTGGATCCCAAGAGGTGGCCGTCATCTACTTCCGAGCTGGCTACGAGCCCGGACACTATCACTCGCAGGCGGATTGGGATGCCCGCTATCTGATGGAGACCTCGCTGGCCATCAAGTGCCCGTCGATTCACTACCATTTGGCGGGCACCAAGAAGGTGCAGCAGGCATTGGCGCAGCCGGCGGTGCTCGAGCGTTTCATCAACGATCCGGAGGAGATCAAGGCGGTGGGCAAGATCTTCACGGGTCTCTACTCGCTGGACGACAACGAGGCGGGCAATGCCAGCTACGAGATGGCGCTGCGCACTCCGGAGAGATTCGTGCTGAAGCCGCAGCGCGAGGGAGGCGGCAATAATGTCTACGGCGTGGATATACCAGATGCACTAAAGGTGAGTTATTCCACTTTGATGATTATTTGAATTGTGAACAGTTTTGTAACAAATCCTTCTCCTTCTTTATCCATCAGCGCATGTCACGCGTGGAGCGCTCCGCCTGGATTCTGATGGATCTGATTCATCCGCCGCTGACCAAGGGCTATATGGTGCGGCCCGGTGGCGATATGCCGCCCCAGATCGTGGACATGGTCTCCGAGCTGGGCATCTTCGGTGTGGTGATCGGAGATGCGGAGCACATTGTGCACAACTACCAGGCGGGACACATGCTGCGCACAAAGCTCTCAACCGCCAACGAAGGAGGCGTGGCAGCCGGTCTGGGCGCCCTGGACAGTCCATATCTGATCGATAGCGATGACGAGGATGAGCAGAAGTAGGATCCTTTAACGAGATAAAGGCTTCGAACGCCGGCATTCCACCTGTTGCCTCAGTCTtgtataaatgattatttttgtaaagcgtattgtaaattttttgCACTATTTTTTCCCCGTCCCAAtgtcaataaataaaatgttaaactaGAAATTCTGGTCAATATGCAAACTATGCAAAATATGCCAGGCTCAACGTTTTGATCAAAAACATGAAAGTCCTTCGAAGTGAGTGTCTGAATGCCCAGGCGGAGATCAAAAGCAAGgacatacaaatacaattgAGCGCGGCAAAGATCAAGCAAATGAGCAACGAACTGGTGACGCAGTGCAGCCGCCAGGACACGTGTCCCATCGACGGCAAAGGTGGCATCTATAAGCTGAAGATCCGTGAATTGCCAGCATTCGAGGCGCCGTGCAGTTCCAACGGCTGGTTGACCATACAGAAACGATACGATGGCGCCGAGAACTTCGATCGCGGTTGGAAGGACTACAAGGATGGTTTCGGACGCGTGAGAGGTGAGTTTTTCATCGGCCTGGAGAAAGTGCACCTTATGACGCGGCAACGACGCCACGAACTGTACATTAAGCTGGGCAAGATTGATGGCACCACTAGCCACGCCCACTACGACAACTTCGAACTCGGCGGCGAGATTGAATCCTATGAGCTAAAGTCACTGGGCCGCTACAATGGCACAGCCGGCGATTCTCTGCGGCCACATGAGCGCCAAAAGTTCACCACCAACGACAAGGACAACGATGCCTATCGGTTCAACTGTGCCGCCGACGAATATGGTGGCTGGTGGTACTACGATTGCGCCAAGAGGTAAGTACGCCCATTATATACATAtggtatatatacatatgtacttgcATGTAATATTAATCGGCGGAGTAACTGCAGCATGCTCAATGGCAAGTTCTACAAGGAGGGCCGCTCGCGGAATGGAAAAACCAATGGCATCCTGTGGGGCTCCTGGCACAACAACGATTGGACCTACTCGCTAACCTTCGTGGAGATGATGATAAGGCCGCGAATAGATTAGCTATTACAGTAAGAATAAAAAAATGGcacaaataaacgaaaaggTCTCATTTGTAATCATTacattcaatttcaattaaattaaataacgGGCACTTACTAAACTTTTCTCGCCGTGTATGCCCCTGGTATTTTTTGATGCCATATTCTGGCATATTGCGGTATATCGCCGGCTGGTATTTTTTGCCTAACCCGCTACGCACACACTGCGAATATTCGGCCAAAAACATAGTTATATTTTTGTCTGTGGGCTTTTAGACAAATTGTAAACTGATAGCTCCCGACCCCAGCCGTTTAACGGTGTCCAAATTGACAGTGCAACCGGTGGAACAGGTGGAGCACAAGCAGCGGCACCCAGAAGGAAACCAGCGATCCAGTCACAACAATCGCTCGTTGAGAGCGCAGCGATAAGAGTTCCAGAGTTTCTAGAGTTTCCAGCGATACCCAGCAGTGGTGAGTAGCTAGTAGACAGTCGTCGCACTGCTCAGCAGTGCTCAGTGCCCAGTGAGCAGTTCCGGCGAGCAGACCCCGTGAGATACCGCGGCGAACAACTAACAACTAAGATACTCTGCCCCTTTTCTAGACGCAGCTGAGCCCCAGATCCCAGATCCCAGATACCAGCAGCAGACCGACCCAAGCAGAACGATCATGTCCAGCGACGCCAATACGGCCGTGCTGCGCAACTGCATCCGCTTGCCGCTGGCGGAGGATGAGCTACTGGAGGTGACGGCCAAGGCCAAGGATTATGCCATTATGCACGGCGCCGCCATGCGATCGAAGACGGCCTTCAGTCCGGACTCGTTGAATGTGGGTGATACAATGGGCACTCGCTAGTGAGGGCTCGTATTCATGCTAAGGTGTCTAGTTTCCGCTCAAGAAGCTCATTTCAATGGAACAACATTCATTACACATCCCTTATCGAGTTCAGTTCCTTTTTAAGTTATGTGTAATGCCAAATGTGATTGGATGCttgagtttgtttttcattttattgacGGTAGAGAAAGATTAGCAATGTGACGGTATAAGCTACACATTGGCATT
The DNA window shown above is from Drosophila melanogaster chromosome X and carries:
- the Gss1 gene encoding glutathione synthetase 1, isoform E is translated as MSSDANTAVLRNCIRLPLAEDELLEVTAKAKDYAIMHGAAMRSKTAFSPDSLNFAPFVLVPSSFPRKEFEKAVALQPIINRLMHNVAHDEEFITTTLAETIKVDEFTANLFNIYRKVLAHGFTQAYSIGLLRSDYMAHVSEGCAIKQVEINTVASSFAGIATQLVPQQKFVLSELGHADKLHNMPDNNALAGLCDGMVKAWDIYAKPQAVILFIIEDVSYNICDQRFHEFYIRETYPHIKVLRRTLTEVHREGKLGQSKELLLGSQEVAVIYFRAGYEPGHYHSQADWDARYLMETSLAIKCPSIHYHLAGTKKVQQALAQPAVLERFINDPEEIKAVGKIFTGLYSLDDNEAGNASYEMALRTPERFVLKPQREGGGNNVYGVDIPDALKRMSRVERSAWILMDLIHPPLTKGYMVRPGGDMPPQIVDMVSELGIFGVVIGDAEHIVHNYQAGHMLRTKLSTANEGGVAAGLGALDSPYLIDSDDEDEQK
- the Gss1 gene encoding glutathione synthetase 1, isoform I — its product is MSSDANTAVLRNCIRLPLAEDELLEVTAKAKDYAIMHGAAMRSKTAFSPDSLNFAPFVLVPSSFPRKEFEKAVALQPIINRLMHNVAHDEEFITTTLAETIKVDEFTANLFNIYRKVLAHGFTQKTSLGMLRSDLMLESGCPELSPRALRTAAGEDRGQDAGAAVGQIAGANGAAGVGTAAGTGSKEEEHREVQLSRVTKEPERRATGAQSAYCCWKQVEINTIASGFGHLGPASKTIQRFVLSELGHADKLHNMPDNNALAGLCDGMVKAWDIYAKPQAVILFIIEDVSYNICDQRFHEFYIRETYPHIKVLRRTLTEVHREGKLGQSKELLLGSQEVAVIYFRAGYEPGHYHSQADWDARYLMETSLAIKCPSIHYHLAGTKKVQQALAQPAVLERFINDPEEIKAVGKIFTGLYSLDDNEAGNASYEMALRTPERFVLKPQREGGGNNVYGVDIPDALKRMSRVERSAWILMDLIHPPLTKGYMVRPGGDMPPQIVDMVSELGIFGVVIGDAEHIVHNYQAGHMLRTKLSTANEGGVAAGLGALDSPYLIDSDDEDEQK